The following DNA comes from Flavisolibacter ginsenosidimutans.
GACAAGTACGAATACATCATTGACCTTGGAAAAAAGCTGCCGCTACTTGAAACGGAACACAAAAAAGACGAGAACAAAGTAAAAGGTTGTCAATCCACCGTGTGGCTGGCAGCGGAGTTTAAGGACGGCAAAGTTTTTTACAAAGCCGATAGCGATGCGGTGATTGTAAAAGGATTGATCAGCATGTTAATCCGGGTTTTGTCGGGACAAGAACCAGATGATATCGTGAACACAAAGCTTGATTTTATTCGAGAGATTGGCATGATGAGTCACTTGGCGCAAACCCGTTCAAACGGTTTGCTGGCAATGGTGAAGCAGATGAAGAACTATGCGTTGGCGTACAAGTTGAAGGAAGGGGCCAGCAAGTAATCAATTATTAATTACTCATTATTAATCGTTCATGGATACAGACGTTTTACGGGACAAAGTGATTGAGGTGTTGCAAACGATTTACGACCCGGAAATTCCGGTGAGTATTTACGAATTGGGGTTGATTTACCGCGTGGACATTCTGCCCATCGGCAACGTGCAAATCACCATGACGCTCACCGCACCGAGTTGCCCCGCGGCACAATCGTTGCCGGTTGAAGTAGATCAAAAAGTAAAAGAGATTGACGGCGTGTACGACGTACACGTGGTGGTAACGTGGGACCCACCTTGGGACAAAAGCATGATGTCGGAAACGGCGCAACTGGAACTGGGATGGCTGTGATGAATGTGAGACGTCAAACGCCAGACGTGAAACCGCAGGGACTTTCAATTCATCGCTCACTTTTGTCTCACGTTTCACTTCTCACGTCTCACAAACTTTTTAAATGAATCTTGCATGAAAATAACGGCACAGGAAGAATACGGCTTGCGATTGTTGATTCGCATTGCGGCTTGCAAAGAGCCCGACGGCATGAGCATTCCGCAGTTGAGCGAAGCCGAGGGCATTACGCCGCACTATGTGGCCAAACTGGCCCGCATTCTGCGCATGGGCGGTTTTATTAATAGCACGCCGGGTTATAAGGGCGGTTACGTATTGGCACAACCCGCAAACAAGATCGTCATCAACCACGTATTGAAATTGCTCGGCGGCCCGCTGTTCGACAAAGCTTTTTGCGGTACTCATGCCGGTGCATTAAAACTGTGCACGCACTCGGTTGATTGCTCTTCGCGTTCGCTTTGGCAGATGATGCAGTTTCTGCTTGATAATTTCCTGGATAAGATTACCCTGCACGATTTAGTGAACACGGAAGAACATTCGGCCGGCTTTTTTTACCAACTCCTGGGCAATGCTTCGTTGTCCGCAAAGGCGGACGCACAGCCAACAACGTTTCAACAAAATTGAACACAGGCTTTCTTTTCTCCGCTCATCCGTCCTTGCTTCTTTGCAGAAGCAAAGCGGTTCGATTAAAGAAAATTGCCTAATTATGCGGTTTTAATTTTAGTGCAATCAGCATCATGGCCGGCAAGCAAAGACGAAACCATTTACTCACCAGGCGCATCGACCGTTTCTTCCTCATCTTTTCCGATGTGGTGCGGTTCATCGGCCGTTTCTTTCGCGAGGTTTTCCGCCGTCCCTTAGAGTGGAACGAATTCATCAAACAAGCTTATGAAATCGGTTACCGGTCATTG
Coding sequences within:
- a CDS encoding iron-sulfur cluster assembly protein, whose product is MDTDVLRDKVIEVLQTIYDPEIPVSIYELGLIYRVDILPIGNVQITMTLTAPSCPAAQSLPVEVDQKVKEIDGVYDVHVVVTWDPPWDKSMMSETAQLELGWL
- a CDS encoding RrF2 family transcriptional regulator translates to MKITAQEEYGLRLLIRIAACKEPDGMSIPQLSEAEGITPHYVAKLARILRMGGFINSTPGYKGGYVLAQPANKIVINHVLKLLGGPLFDKAFCGTHAGALKLCTHSVDCSSRSLWQMMQFLLDNFLDKITLHDLVNTEEHSAGFFYQLLGNASLSAKADAQPTTFQQN
- a CDS encoding SufE family protein is translated as MSEHKSIEEIEKEIVEEFSLFDGWDDKYEYIIDLGKKLPLLETEHKKDENKVKGCQSTVWLAAEFKDGKVFYKADSDAVIVKGLISMLIRVLSGQEPDDIVNTKLDFIREIGMMSHLAQTRSNGLLAMVKQMKNYALAYKLKEGASK